The Paracoccus sp. MA DNA segment GCGAGGACGCCAAGCTGATGCTGGGCCGCACCCCGGGCAGCATCGAGGCCATCCGGCCGATGCGCGAGGGCGTGATCGCCGATTTCGACAGCGCCGAGGAAATGATCAAGCATTTCATCAAGAAGGTATTCAAGCGCACCACCTTCTCGAAGCCGAAGATCATCGTCTGCGTGCCGCATGGCGCCACCCCGGTCGAGAAGCGCGCCATCCGCCAGTCGGTGCTCTCGGCCGGTGCCCGCCGCGCCGGGCTGATCGCGGAACCCATCGCCGCCGCCATCGGCGCCGGCATGCCGATCACCGAGCCGACCGGCAGCATGGTCGTGGATATCGGCGGCGGCACCACCGAGGTCGCCGTGCTGTCCCTGGGCGACGTGGTCTATGCCCGTTCGGTCCGCATCGGCGGCGACCGCATGGATGACGCGCTGATCAACTACCTGCGCCGCAACCACAACCTGCTGATCGGCGAATCGACGGCCGAGCGGGTCAAGACCCAGATCGGCACCGCCCGCATGCCCGACGACGGGCGCGGCGCCACGATCATGGTGCGCGGCCGTGACCTTCTGAACGGCATCCCCAAGGAGATGGAGATCACCCAGGCCATGGTCGCCGAGGCGCTGGCCGAGCCGGTGCAGCAGATCTGCGAATCGGTGATGGTGGCGCTGGAGGCGACGCCGCCGGATCTTGCCGCCGACATCGTGGACCGCGGCGTGATGTTGACCGGCGGCGGCGCCATGCTGGGCGAGCTGGACCTGGCGCTGCGCGAACAGACCGGGCTGATGATCAGCTTGGCCGACCAGCCGATGAGCTGCGTGGCGCTGGGCACCGGCAAGGCCCTTGAATTCGAGAAGCAGCTGCGCCACGTGATCGATTACGACAGCTGAGCGGGTTCGGCCCATGGCGCGCAAGGGCCCTGATTACGCGGCTCCGGTCCGCCGCATCCTGGTTTCGCTGCTGGTGCTGTTCCTGCTGGCGGTGTTCCTGTTCTGGCAGATCGACAGTCCCAGGGCCGAACGCATGCGCGCGGCCTTCATCGACCGCTTCGTGCCCAGCTTCGACTGGGTGATGGCGCCGGTGACCCGGGTCTCGCGCATGGTGGCGGGCTTCCAGTCCTATGCCCGGCTCTACGAGCAGAATCAGGAATTGCGCCGCGAGCTGCAGAAGATGTCGGCCTGGAAAGAGGCCGCCGTGCAGCTGGAGCAGGAAAACGCCAAGCTGCTGGCGCAGAACAGCGTGCGGATCGATCCGGCCCTGACCTCGGTCTCGGGGGTGGTGCTGACCGACAGCGGCACGGCCTTCCGGCAATCGGTGCTGCTGAACGTCGGCGCGCGCGACGGCATCCTGGACGGCTGGGCGACCATGGACGGGCTGGGGCTCGTCGGGCGCATCTCGGGCGTCGGGCAGACCACCAGCCGGGTCATGCTGCTGACCGATCCCTCCAGCCGCATCCCGGTGACCATCCTGCCCTCGGGCCAGCACGCGCTGCTGACCGGCGACAACACCGCCCTGCCGGCGCTGGACTTCATCGAAAGCCCCGAGAACCTGCGCCCCGGCGACCGGGTGGTCAGCTCGGGCGACGGCGGCGTGTTCCCGCCGGGCCTGCCGGTCGGCCAGGTGGCGCTGGCCAGCGACGGCCGGCTGCGGGTGCGGCTGGCCGCCGATTACGGGCGGCTGGAATTCCTGCGGGTGCTGCGCAGCCACCCGGCCGAGCAACTCTCGGATACCGGACTGCTGATCCCGCCGCCGAGCGCCGATTTCATCGGCCCGCCGCTGCCGCCGCTGTCCGACCTGCAAGCGGCCGGCGCCGAGGCCGAGGCCGCGGATGATTGAGCCGGCCCGCCGCCAGCGGCTGCTGGGACAGGCGCTGTTCGTGGCGCTGTTCCTGGCGATCCTGTTCTGGCGGCTGCTGCCGCTGGCGCCGGGCCGCATCGGCTGGCCGGGGCCGGACCTGGGGCTGTGCCTGGCGCTGGTCTGGGTGCTGCGCCGCCCCGAACAGGTCCCGGTGCTGACCATCGCCGTCCTGTTCCTGATCGAGGACATCCTGCTGCTTCACCCCATCGGGCTGGGCGCAGCGCTGGCCGTGATCGGCACCGAGGCCGCCCGCAAGCGCGAGCAGCGTTGGCGAGAGCTGCCTTTCATGGTTGAATGGTTGCGCGTGGCGATGCTTCTGGCCTTGATGATGGTGGCGAACCGCTTCCTGCTGGTGATCTTCTTCCTGCCCCTGCCGCCCTTCGGGCAGGTGATCCTGCAATACATCGCCACGGTCGCGGCCTATCCGCTGGTCGCGGGGCTTGCCGGCTGGGTGCTGGGCCTGCCGCGTGGCCGCGCCGAACGAGACACGAGGCATCGCTGAGCCATGCGCAAGTCGGAACGCGAAATCGCCGAAAGCAGCCGCCTCATCACCCGCCGGGTGCTGATGCTGGGGGCGATCCAGGCAGCGGTGGTCTCGGCACTGGGGCTGAAGCTGCGCTCGATGCAGATCGAGCATGCCGACCAGTATCGCATGCTGTCGGACGGCAATTCGATCAAGATCCGGCTGCTGCCGCCGGCGCGCGGGCTGATCCTGGACCGCCACGGCACGATCATCGCCGGGAACGAGCAGAACTACCGCGTCACCCTGACCCGCGAGGAGGCCGGCGACATCTCGACCGTGATCGCCCGGCTGCGTCACATCATCCCGATGTCCGACCGCCAAGCCGCCGAGATCCTGGAAGAGATCCGCAAGCGCAGCGCCGTCACCCCGGTGCTGGTCGCCGACCGGCTGAGCTGGGCCGAGTTTTCCTCGATCGCGCTCAACGCCCCCGCCCTGCCGGGCGTCACGCCCGAGGCGGGCCTGTCGCGCAGCTATCCGCGCGCCGGCGATTTCGCGCATGTGCTGGGCTATGTCGGCCCGGTCTCGGATTACGACCTGTCGAAGATCGAGGATCCGGACCCGGTGCTGCGCCTGCCCGAGTTCCAGCTGGGCAAGGTCGGCATGGAGGCCAAGCTGGAGGAGTCGCTGCGCGGCAAGGCCGGCTCGCGCCGGGTCGAGGTGAACAGCGCCGGGCGCGAGATGCGCGAGCTGTCGCGGCAGGAAGGCCAGCAGGGCGCCACGGTGCAGACCACGCTGGACGCCGGGCTGCAGAATTACGCCACCCAGCGGCTGGGCAACGAAAGCGCCGCCGCCGTGGTGATGGACGTGACCAATGGCGACATCCTGGCCATCTCGTCCTCGCCGGTCTTCGACCCGAACAAGTTCGTGCGCGGCATCTCGGGGCCGGATTACCGGGCGCTGATGAACCACGACCACCGGCCGCTGGCCGACAAGACCGTGCAGGGCGTCTATCCGCCCGGCTCGACCTTCAAGATGGTGACGCTGCTGGCCGGGCTGGAATCCGGGGTGATCAATCCCGGCTCGCGCTTCTTCTGCCCGGGCTATACCCAGGTCGCCGGCCGCCGCTTCCATTGCTGGAGCCGGGGCGGCCACGGCACCATCGATGCGGTGCGCAGCCTCGAACAGTCCTGCGACGTCTATTACTACGAGCTGGCGCAGCGCGTCGGCATCGACCGCATCGCCGCCATGGCGCGCAAGCTGGGCATCGGCGTGCGCCACGAGCTGCCGATGTCTGCCATCGCCGAGGGCATCGCCCCCGACCGCGCCTGGAAGCGGGCGCGCTATTCCCAGGAATGGCAGGTCGGCGATTCGCTCAACGCCTCGATCGGCCAGGGCTATGTGCTGGCCTCGCCGCTGCAACTGGCGGTGATGACGGCGCGGGTGGCGACGGGGCGGGCGGTGGCGCCGCGGCTGGTGCGCGCCATCGACGGCCAGGCCGAGCCGCTGCCGGAATGGCCGGAGCTGGACATCAACCCGCTGCACCTGCGCACGGCGCGGGCCGGCATGGACGCGGTGATGAACGGCAGCCACGGCACGGCGCGGCGCTCACGCATCATCGCGCCGGAATGGCAGATGGCGGGCAAGACCGGCACCTCGCAGGTGCGCAACATCACCGCCGCCGAACGCGCCCGCGGGGTCATCTCGAACGAGCAGCTGCCCTGGAACCGGCGGGACCATGCGCTGTTCGTCTGCTTCGCGCCCTATGACATGCCGCGCTATGCGGTCTCGGTGGTGGTCGAGCATGGCGGCGGCGGCTCGGCCGTGGCCGCGCCCATCGCCCGCGACATCCTGCTTTACGCGCTGGCGGACGGGCTGCCGCCGCTTTCCGCCTATCCCGAGGGCGAGCGCGCCAAGGTGCAGGAGATGTGGTCGCGCATGAACCTGATCCCCTCGGCCCGCAAGGGGCAAGAGCGCGCAAAGGCCTGACGCATGAGCTATCTCGACTATCACGTCGCACAGGTGCCGACCGGCTGGCGCAAGATCCTGCATCTGAACTGGCCGCTGGTCTTTCTGGTCACCGCCGTCAGCTGCATCGGTTTCCTGATGCTCTATTCCGTCTCGGGCGGCGAGATGGACCGATGGGCCGGGCCGCAGATGGAACGCTTCGCCGTCGGCATGGTGCTGATGTTCGCGCTGGCCTTCGTGCCGATCTGGTTCTGGCGCTCGATCTCGGTGGCCTCTTACGTGATCTGCGTGGGCCTGCTGATCCTGGTCGAGGTGATCGGCCATGTCGGCATGGGCGCGCAGCGCTGGCTGGTGCTGGGGCCGATCCGCATCCAGCCGTCCGAGCTGACCAAGGTGGCCTTCGTGATGACGCTGGCCGCCTATTACGACTGGCTGCCGGTCGAAAAGGTCTCGCGCCCGTTCTGGGTGCTGATCCCGGTGATCCTGATCCTGCTGCCGACCGGGCTGGTGCTGATGCAGCCCGACCTCGGCACCTCGATCATGCTGATCGCCGGGGGCGGCATCGTCATGTTCGCCGCCGGCGTCAGCCTGTGGTATTTCGCCGGCGTCGTCGCCATCGTCGTCGCCGGCATCACCGCGGTGATGGAGAGCCGGGGCACCGACTGGCAATTGCTGCACGATTACCAGTTCCGCCGCATCGACACCTTCCTCGACCCAAGCTCGGACCCGCTGGGGGCCGGCTACAACATCGCCCAGGCGCAGATCGCGCTGGGATCGGGCGGCTGGTCGGGGCGCGGCTTCATGCAGGGCACGCAGTCGCGGCTGAACTTCCTGCCCGAGAAGCATACCGACTTCATCTTCACCTCGCTGGCCGAGGAATTCGGCTTTGTCGGCGCCGGCTCGCTGCTGA contains these protein-coding regions:
- a CDS encoding rod shape-determining protein; protein product: MAFGGLFSTDIAIDLGTANTLVYVKGKGIILNEPSVVAYHVKDGKKQVLAVGEDAKLMLGRTPGSIEAIRPMREGVIADFDSAEEMIKHFIKKVFKRTTFSKPKIIVCVPHGATPVEKRAIRQSVLSAGARRAGLIAEPIAAAIGAGMPITEPTGSMVVDIGGGTTEVAVLSLGDVVYARSVRIGGDRMDDALINYLRRNHNLLIGESTAERVKTQIGTARMPDDGRGATIMVRGRDLLNGIPKEMEITQAMVAEALAEPVQQICESVMVALEATPPDLAADIVDRGVMLTGGGAMLGELDLALREQTGLMISLADQPMSCVALGTGKALEFEKQLRHVIDYDS
- the mreC gene encoding rod shape-determining protein MreC; translation: MARKGPDYAAPVRRILVSLLVLFLLAVFLFWQIDSPRAERMRAAFIDRFVPSFDWVMAPVTRVSRMVAGFQSYARLYEQNQELRRELQKMSAWKEAAVQLEQENAKLLAQNSVRIDPALTSVSGVVLTDSGTAFRQSVLLNVGARDGILDGWATMDGLGLVGRISGVGQTTSRVMLLTDPSSRIPVTILPSGQHALLTGDNTALPALDFIESPENLRPGDRVVSSGDGGVFPPGLPVGQVALASDGRLRVRLAADYGRLEFLRVLRSHPAEQLSDTGLLIPPPSADFIGPPLPPLSDLQAAGAEAEAADD
- a CDS encoding rod shape-determining protein MreD, whose protein sequence is MIEPARRQRLLGQALFVALFLAILFWRLLPLAPGRIGWPGPDLGLCLALVWVLRRPEQVPVLTIAVLFLIEDILLLHPIGLGAALAVIGTEAARKREQRWRELPFMVEWLRVAMLLALMMVANRFLLVIFFLPLPPFGQVILQYIATVAAYPLVAGLAGWVLGLPRGRAERDTRHR
- the mrdA gene encoding penicillin-binding protein 2; this encodes MRKSEREIAESSRLITRRVLMLGAIQAAVVSALGLKLRSMQIEHADQYRMLSDGNSIKIRLLPPARGLILDRHGTIIAGNEQNYRVTLTREEAGDISTVIARLRHIIPMSDRQAAEILEEIRKRSAVTPVLVADRLSWAEFSSIALNAPALPGVTPEAGLSRSYPRAGDFAHVLGYVGPVSDYDLSKIEDPDPVLRLPEFQLGKVGMEAKLEESLRGKAGSRRVEVNSAGREMRELSRQEGQQGATVQTTLDAGLQNYATQRLGNESAAAVVMDVTNGDILAISSSPVFDPNKFVRGISGPDYRALMNHDHRPLADKTVQGVYPPGSTFKMVTLLAGLESGVINPGSRFFCPGYTQVAGRRFHCWSRGGHGTIDAVRSLEQSCDVYYYELAQRVGIDRIAAMARKLGIGVRHELPMSAIAEGIAPDRAWKRARYSQEWQVGDSLNASIGQGYVLASPLQLAVMTARVATGRAVAPRLVRAIDGQAEPLPEWPELDINPLHLRTARAGMDAVMNGSHGTARRSRIIAPEWQMAGKTGTSQVRNITAAERARGVISNEQLPWNRRDHALFVCFAPYDMPRYAVSVVVEHGGGGSAVAAPIARDILLYALADGLPPLSAYPEGERAKVQEMWSRMNLIPSARKGQERAKA
- the rodA gene encoding rod shape-determining protein RodA, which translates into the protein MSYLDYHVAQVPTGWRKILHLNWPLVFLVTAVSCIGFLMLYSVSGGEMDRWAGPQMERFAVGMVLMFALAFVPIWFWRSISVASYVICVGLLILVEVIGHVGMGAQRWLVLGPIRIQPSELTKVAFVMTLAAYYDWLPVEKVSRPFWVLIPVILILLPTGLVLMQPDLGTSIMLIAGGGIVMFAAGVSLWYFAGVVAIVVAGITAVMESRGTDWQLLHDYQFRRIDTFLDPSSDPLGAGYNIAQAQIALGSGGWSGRGFMQGTQSRLNFLPEKHTDFIFTSLAEEFGFVGAGSLLMLYVLILGFCMYSALTNRDRFASLMTIGIAGTFFLYFSINMATVMGMLPAKGSPLPLVSYGGTSLMILLMAFGIVQSAHVHRPRG